One Solea senegalensis isolate Sse05_10M linkage group LG3, IFAPA_SoseM_1, whole genome shotgun sequence genomic window carries:
- the LOC122766234 gene encoding uncharacterized protein LOC122766234: MWMFLLIVSLLDQNQASPTAGARGDAVQLIPQQEPVPITPSTTTAINQQTGSSSSSSSSSASSESSQSSEGLQQVRERQNQETMALEEMDSSQESRRNKSADPWLNEPALVREGLDEQQRHAGDDSVESQHQALLLNLHHLLGQPETKEIIPTKEVGGETTYVSENALDGGGVGADIVDAQLLPLDSMERENELTFDTPYHYHYHGHRGEEAALELGL; encoded by the exons ATGTGGATGTTTCTACTGATCGTCAGTCTGCTGGACCAGAACCAGGCTTCTCCT acaGCAGGTGCCCGTGGCGATGCCGTTCAGCTCATTCCTCAACAAGAACCGGTCCCAATCACG ccttccaccaccaCTGCCATCAATCAACAgacaggctcctcctcctcctcctcttcatcgtcGGCTTCATCAGAGTCAAGCCAGAGTTCAGAG GGTCTTCAACAAGTGAGAGAACGACAGAACCAGGAGACtatg GCTCTGGAGGAGATGGACTCGTCGCAGGAG tcTCGCAGAAACAAAAGTGCCGACCCGTGGCTCAACGAACCGGCTTTGGTGAGGGAGGGATTGGACGAGCAGCAGAGACACGCTGGAGACGACAGCGTGGAGAGCCAACACCAG GCTCTGTTGTTGAACCTTCACCATCTTCTGGGGCAACCTGAAACCAAAGAAATCATTCCGACGAAGGAAGTGGGCGGAGAGACAACGTACGTCAGCGAAAATGCGCTTGACGGCGGAGGCGTCGGGGCCGACATCGTAGACGCCCAGCTTCTGCCGCTGGACAGCATGGAGCGAGAAAACGAGCTGACCTTTGACACGCCATATCACTACCACTACCACGGCCACCGCGGCGAAGAGGCAGCGCTTGAATTGGGTCTGTAA